The following are encoded in a window of Colius striatus isolate bColStr4 chromosome 25, bColStr4.1.hap1, whole genome shotgun sequence genomic DNA:
- the CREB3L3 gene encoding cyclic AMP-responsive element-binding protein 3-like protein 3 isoform X2, whose translation MASGVGSRDGLDLLDLLFDGQDGILRGVELGTPQGAWHEDRRAQDSEDFLSSILGSRDSASDSPSWSPATSDSGVSEDPPSDQLDSPPRCCDGGPSEGVLYPYTNTCQALPVAGGTGVLHPEVSIDLDMWHPSFFLEESQDLPMVSPPTSCTLTVKDLLLSGSSDAQQPPAPSSLLRQSQGHFQELVLTEDEKKLLAKEGVTLPTQLPLTKYEERVLKKIRRKIRNKQSAQESRKKKKEYIDGLESRMSACTAQNQELQRKVLHLEKQNSSLLEQLKKLQALVVQSSNKAAQTGTCIAVLLLSFTLIVFPSISPFAARKAEADGDFRPVRVFSRSLHNTAASRVAYTQPQGGDERPPEPLWPEHPGKAPETLHEAFGSRTFTPRPDKPSPRNNTQPLASEGLSPGPGDGAEAVPGDGTVPHHGLASLAWSDTAHSRPTALEPAEEL comes from the exons ATGGCTTCTGGTGTGGGCAGCCGTGACGGCCTCGACCTGCTGGACCTGCTCTTCGATGGGCAGGATGGGATCCTCCGTGGTGTGGAGCTGGGGACGCCGCAGGGTGCGTGGCACGAGGACAGG CGTGCCCAGGACAGTGAGGacttcctcagctccatcctGGGCTCCAGGGACTCGGCGTCAGACTCACCCAGCTGGTCCCCGGCCACCAGTGACAGCGGGGTCTCTGAGGACCCCCCCTCTGACCAGCTCGACAGCCCCCCCAGGTGCTGTGATGGGGGTCCCAGCGAGGGGGTCCTGTACCCCTACACCAATACCTGTCAGGCTCTGCCTGTCGCGGGAGGAACTGGGGTCCTGCACCCCGAGGTCTCCATTGACCTGG ATATGTGGCACCCCAGCTTCTTCCTGGAGGAAAGCCAGGACCTTCCCATGGTCTCCCCACCCACATCCTGCACTCTAACCGTCAAGGATCTTCTGCTCTCGGGCAGCTCCGATGCT cagcagccgccggcgcccagctccctgctgcggCAGAGCCAGGGCCACTTCCAGGAGCTGGTGCTGACTGAGGATGAGAAGAAGCTGCTGGCGAAGGAAGGAGTGACCCTGCCCACCCAGCTGCCCCTCACCAAG TATGAGGAGCGGGTGCTGAAGAAGATCCGTCGGAAGATCAGGAACAAGCAGTCAGCTCAGGAGAGCCGTAAGAAAAAGAAGGAGTATATCGACGGGCTGGAGAGCCG CATGTCAGCGTGCACAGCTCAGaaccaggagctgcagaggaaagTTCTACACCTGGAGAAGCAGAACTC GTCACTCCTGGAACAGCTGAAGAAGCTCCAGGCCCTCGTGGTACAGTCAAGCAACAAGGCAGCACAGACAGGAACCTGCATTGCG GTCCTGCTGCTCTCTTTCACACTCATCGTCTTCCCCTCCATCAGCCCCTTTGCCGCCAGGAAGGCTGAGGCAGATGGTGACTTCAGACCTGTGCGAG tcttctccaggtcCCTGCACAACACGGCCGCGTCCCGTGTGGCTTACACACAGCCCCAAGGCGGGGACGAGAGACCCCCGGAGCCACTGTGGCCAGAGCACCCAGGCAAAGCCCCCGAGACCCTGCACGAAGCCTTTGGCAGCCGCACGTTCACCCCACGCCCAGACAAACCCTCCCCCCGGAACAACACGCAGCCGCTGGCCTCAGAGGGGCTGAGCCCTGGGCCtggggatggagctgaggcCGTGCCAGGGGATGGCACAGTGCCTCACCACGGCCTGGCATCGCTGGCCTGGAGTGACACTGCCCACAGCAGGCCCACGGCGCTGGAGCCAGCTGAGGAGCTTTAA
- the CREB3L3 gene encoding cyclic AMP-responsive element-binding protein 3-like protein 3 isoform X1, protein MASGVGSRDGLDLLDLLFDGQDGILRGVELGTPQGAWHEDRRAQDSEDFLSSILGSRDSASDSPSWSPATSDSGVSEDPPSDQLDSPPRCCDGGPSEGVLYPYTNTCQALPVAGGTGVLHPEVSIDLDMWHPSFFLEESQDLPMVSPPTSCTLTVKDLLLSGSSDAGRHLAPGAPQQQPPAPSSLLRQSQGHFQELVLTEDEKKLLAKEGVTLPTQLPLTKYEERVLKKIRRKIRNKQSAQESRKKKKEYIDGLESRMSACTAQNQELQRKVLHLEKQNSSLLEQLKKLQALVVQSSNKAAQTGTCIAVLLLSFTLIVFPSISPFAARKAEADGDFRPVRVFSRSLHNTAASRVAYTQPQGGDERPPEPLWPEHPGKAPETLHEAFGSRTFTPRPDKPSPRNNTQPLASEGLSPGPGDGAEAVPGDGTVPHHGLASLAWSDTAHSRPTALEPAEEL, encoded by the exons ATGGCTTCTGGTGTGGGCAGCCGTGACGGCCTCGACCTGCTGGACCTGCTCTTCGATGGGCAGGATGGGATCCTCCGTGGTGTGGAGCTGGGGACGCCGCAGGGTGCGTGGCACGAGGACAGG CGTGCCCAGGACAGTGAGGacttcctcagctccatcctGGGCTCCAGGGACTCGGCGTCAGACTCACCCAGCTGGTCCCCGGCCACCAGTGACAGCGGGGTCTCTGAGGACCCCCCCTCTGACCAGCTCGACAGCCCCCCCAGGTGCTGTGATGGGGGTCCCAGCGAGGGGGTCCTGTACCCCTACACCAATACCTGTCAGGCTCTGCCTGTCGCGGGAGGAACTGGGGTCCTGCACCCCGAGGTCTCCATTGACCTGG ATATGTGGCACCCCAGCTTCTTCCTGGAGGAAAGCCAGGACCTTCCCATGGTCTCCCCACCCACATCCTGCACTCTAACCGTCAAGGATCTTCTGCTCTCGGGCAGCTCCGATGCT GGCCGTCACCTGGCCCCTGGTGccccgcagcagcagccgccggcgcccagctccctgctgcggCAGAGCCAGGGCCACTTCCAGGAGCTGGTGCTGACTGAGGATGAGAAGAAGCTGCTGGCGAAGGAAGGAGTGACCCTGCCCACCCAGCTGCCCCTCACCAAG TATGAGGAGCGGGTGCTGAAGAAGATCCGTCGGAAGATCAGGAACAAGCAGTCAGCTCAGGAGAGCCGTAAGAAAAAGAAGGAGTATATCGACGGGCTGGAGAGCCG CATGTCAGCGTGCACAGCTCAGaaccaggagctgcagaggaaagTTCTACACCTGGAGAAGCAGAACTC GTCACTCCTGGAACAGCTGAAGAAGCTCCAGGCCCTCGTGGTACAGTCAAGCAACAAGGCAGCACAGACAGGAACCTGCATTGCG GTCCTGCTGCTCTCTTTCACACTCATCGTCTTCCCCTCCATCAGCCCCTTTGCCGCCAGGAAGGCTGAGGCAGATGGTGACTTCAGACCTGTGCGAG tcttctccaggtcCCTGCACAACACGGCCGCGTCCCGTGTGGCTTACACACAGCCCCAAGGCGGGGACGAGAGACCCCCGGAGCCACTGTGGCCAGAGCACCCAGGCAAAGCCCCCGAGACCCTGCACGAAGCCTTTGGCAGCCGCACGTTCACCCCACGCCCAGACAAACCCTCCCCCCGGAACAACACGCAGCCGCTGGCCTCAGAGGGGCTGAGCCCTGGGCCtggggatggagctgaggcCGTGCCAGGGGATGGCACAGTGCCTCACCACGGCCTGGCATCGCTGGCCTGGAGTGACACTGCCCACAGCAGGCCCACGGCGCTGGAGCCAGCTGAGGAGCTTTAA
- the CREB3L3 gene encoding cyclic AMP-responsive element-binding protein 3-like protein 3 isoform X3, with translation MASGVGSRDGLDLLDLLFDGQDGILRGVELGTPQGAWHEDRRAQDSEDFLSSILGSRDSASDSPSWSPATSDSGVSEDPPSDQLDSPPRCCDGGPSEGVLYPYTNTCQALPVAGGTGVLHPEVSIDLDMWHPSFFLEESQDLPMVSPPTSCTLTVKDLLLSGSSDAQPPAPSSLLRQSQGHFQELVLTEDEKKLLAKEGVTLPTQLPLTKYEERVLKKIRRKIRNKQSAQESRKKKKEYIDGLESRMSACTAQNQELQRKVLHLEKQNSSLLEQLKKLQALVVQSSNKAAQTGTCIAVLLLSFTLIVFPSISPFAARKAEADGDFRPVRVFSRSLHNTAASRVAYTQPQGGDERPPEPLWPEHPGKAPETLHEAFGSRTFTPRPDKPSPRNNTQPLASEGLSPGPGDGAEAVPGDGTVPHHGLASLAWSDTAHSRPTALEPAEEL, from the exons ATGGCTTCTGGTGTGGGCAGCCGTGACGGCCTCGACCTGCTGGACCTGCTCTTCGATGGGCAGGATGGGATCCTCCGTGGTGTGGAGCTGGGGACGCCGCAGGGTGCGTGGCACGAGGACAGG CGTGCCCAGGACAGTGAGGacttcctcagctccatcctGGGCTCCAGGGACTCGGCGTCAGACTCACCCAGCTGGTCCCCGGCCACCAGTGACAGCGGGGTCTCTGAGGACCCCCCCTCTGACCAGCTCGACAGCCCCCCCAGGTGCTGTGATGGGGGTCCCAGCGAGGGGGTCCTGTACCCCTACACCAATACCTGTCAGGCTCTGCCTGTCGCGGGAGGAACTGGGGTCCTGCACCCCGAGGTCTCCATTGACCTGG ATATGTGGCACCCCAGCTTCTTCCTGGAGGAAAGCCAGGACCTTCCCATGGTCTCCCCACCCACATCCTGCACTCTAACCGTCAAGGATCTTCTGCTCTCGGGCAGCTCCGATGCT cagccgccggcgcccagctccctgctgcggCAGAGCCAGGGCCACTTCCAGGAGCTGGTGCTGACTGAGGATGAGAAGAAGCTGCTGGCGAAGGAAGGAGTGACCCTGCCCACCCAGCTGCCCCTCACCAAG TATGAGGAGCGGGTGCTGAAGAAGATCCGTCGGAAGATCAGGAACAAGCAGTCAGCTCAGGAGAGCCGTAAGAAAAAGAAGGAGTATATCGACGGGCTGGAGAGCCG CATGTCAGCGTGCACAGCTCAGaaccaggagctgcagaggaaagTTCTACACCTGGAGAAGCAGAACTC GTCACTCCTGGAACAGCTGAAGAAGCTCCAGGCCCTCGTGGTACAGTCAAGCAACAAGGCAGCACAGACAGGAACCTGCATTGCG GTCCTGCTGCTCTCTTTCACACTCATCGTCTTCCCCTCCATCAGCCCCTTTGCCGCCAGGAAGGCTGAGGCAGATGGTGACTTCAGACCTGTGCGAG tcttctccaggtcCCTGCACAACACGGCCGCGTCCCGTGTGGCTTACACACAGCCCCAAGGCGGGGACGAGAGACCCCCGGAGCCACTGTGGCCAGAGCACCCAGGCAAAGCCCCCGAGACCCTGCACGAAGCCTTTGGCAGCCGCACGTTCACCCCACGCCCAGACAAACCCTCCCCCCGGAACAACACGCAGCCGCTGGCCTCAGAGGGGCTGAGCCCTGGGCCtggggatggagctgaggcCGTGCCAGGGGATGGCACAGTGCCTCACCACGGCCTGGCATCGCTGGCCTGGAGTGACACTGCCCACAGCAGGCCCACGGCGCTGGAGCCAGCTGAGGAGCTTTAA